A section of the Caballeronia sp. M1242 genome encodes:
- a CDS encoding MFS transporter: protein MVIARSLRALDWLNFFVANVQTGFGPFIASYLAANKWTQGEIGLMLSVGTISAMASQLPAGALVDAMRNKKFAALSAIVAIIASALLLAASPTFVPVFAAEVLHGFASCMLVPAMAAISLALVSRADLGDRLGRNARWASIGSALTAALMGAFGEYLSLRSVFFLTAALALPAIFALRMIHYEPLPAVPRTPGKPKLTPEGEERESLRELLKDKRLLIFAACVVLFHLSNAAMLNLAAGEVTAHMGDNVQLVIAACIIVPQFIVAALSPWVGRQAQKWGRRPVLILGFCALPVRALLFAGVSSPYLLVPVQMLDGISAAVFGVMLPLIAADVAGGRGHYNLTIGFFGLAAGVGATLSTAAAGFAADRFGTAMSFFGLAAAGAIAVALVWLAMPETRGAGVAAKNVQKPPVEA, encoded by the coding sequence ATGGTAATTGCACGCAGTCTGCGCGCGCTCGACTGGCTGAACTTCTTCGTCGCCAACGTGCAGACCGGCTTCGGCCCGTTCATCGCTTCGTACCTTGCGGCCAACAAGTGGACGCAGGGCGAGATCGGCCTGATGCTGTCCGTCGGCACGATCAGCGCGATGGCGAGCCAGCTTCCCGCGGGCGCGCTCGTCGACGCCATGCGCAACAAGAAGTTCGCGGCCCTTTCGGCGATCGTCGCGATCATCGCGAGCGCGCTCTTGCTCGCCGCAAGTCCGACCTTCGTCCCCGTGTTCGCGGCGGAAGTGCTGCACGGCTTCGCGAGCTGCATGCTGGTCCCGGCGATGGCCGCGATCTCGCTCGCGCTCGTCTCGCGCGCCGATCTCGGCGACCGGCTCGGGCGCAATGCGCGCTGGGCGTCGATCGGCAGCGCGCTCACGGCGGCGCTGATGGGCGCATTCGGCGAGTATCTGTCGCTGCGCTCGGTGTTCTTCCTGACGGCGGCGCTCGCGCTGCCGGCCATTTTCGCGCTGCGGATGATTCACTACGAACCGCTGCCCGCAGTGCCGCGCACGCCCGGCAAGCCGAAGCTCACGCCGGAGGGCGAGGAGCGCGAATCGCTGCGCGAACTACTGAAGGACAAGCGCCTGCTGATCTTCGCCGCGTGCGTCGTGCTGTTCCACCTTTCGAACGCGGCGATGTTGAATCTCGCCGCCGGCGAAGTCACGGCGCACATGGGCGACAACGTTCAACTCGTGATCGCGGCGTGCATTATTGTGCCGCAGTTCATCGTGGCGGCCCTTTCGCCCTGGGTCGGACGACAGGCGCAGAAGTGGGGACGCCGTCCGGTGTTGATTCTCGGCTTCTGTGCGTTGCCGGTGCGCGCGCTGCTGTTCGCGGGCGTCAGCAGTCCGTATCTGCTCGTGCCGGTGCAGATGCTGGACGGCATCAGCGCCGCCGTGTTCGGTGTGATGCTGCCGCTCATTGCCGCCGATGTCGCCGGCGGACGCGGCCACTACAACCTGACGATCGGTTTCTTTGGCCTCGCGGCGGGCGTCGGCGCGACGCTATCGACGGCGGCGGCCGGTTTTGCCGCCGACCGCTTCGGCACGGCGATGAGCTTCTTCGGGCTGGCGGCGGCGGGCGCGATCGCGGTCGCGCTCGTCTGGCTCGCGATGCCCGAAACGCGAGGGGCTGGGGTCGCGGCGAAGAATGTGCAGAAGCCGCCGGTGGAGGCTTGA
- a CDS encoding FAD-containing oxidoreductase, whose protein sequence is MSQHFDAVVIGTGQGGSPLAVRLAQSGKRTAVIERHLFGGTCVNFGCTPTKTYVASARAAHVARTAAKYGVNIGGPITVDMARVKARKDEVIGASRNGIEQWLHETPNVTVFKGHARFTGPHALSIEGSDGETYDIDAGMIFINTGTRAAVPAIDGLDSVPYLTNSNVLELTEVPEHLVIVGASYIALEFGQMFRRFGSRVTLLVRGERILTREDADIARAIQDVLVREGIEFRFGAEPQRVERTNDGVRISLRGESIDASHLLFATGRTPNTDDLGLDKAGIDVNRHGIIDVDGQLRTKVDGVWAIGDVNGRGAFTHTSWNDYEIVAANLLDGESRSVDTRIMTYAVFVDPPFARVGMSEEDVRRDGREALIATMPMSRVGRARERGETDGFMKALVDAKTKRILGAAIFGIEGDEVIHTFVDIMNADAPYTTLQRAMHIHPTVSELVPTLLGDLKPLR, encoded by the coding sequence ATGTCACAGCATTTCGATGCGGTCGTCATCGGCACAGGGCAGGGCGGCTCGCCGCTTGCCGTGCGACTCGCGCAGAGCGGCAAGCGCACCGCCGTCATCGAGCGGCATCTGTTCGGCGGGACCTGCGTGAACTTCGGCTGCACGCCGACCAAGACCTATGTCGCGAGCGCGCGCGCGGCGCACGTTGCGCGCACGGCGGCGAAATACGGCGTGAATATCGGCGGACCCATCACGGTCGACATGGCGCGCGTGAAGGCGCGCAAGGACGAGGTGATCGGCGCGTCGCGCAACGGCATCGAGCAATGGCTCCATGAAACGCCGAATGTGACGGTATTCAAAGGACACGCGCGCTTCACCGGTCCGCATGCGCTCTCTATCGAAGGCAGCGACGGCGAAACGTACGACATCGACGCCGGGATGATCTTCATCAACACCGGCACGCGCGCCGCGGTGCCGGCCATCGACGGGCTCGACAGCGTGCCCTATCTCACCAATTCGAACGTGCTCGAACTGACGGAAGTGCCCGAGCATCTCGTGATCGTCGGCGCAAGCTATATCGCGCTGGAGTTCGGCCAGATGTTCCGGCGCTTCGGCAGCCGCGTCACGCTGCTCGTGCGCGGCGAGCGCATTCTCACGCGCGAGGACGCCGATATCGCCCGCGCGATACAGGACGTGCTCGTGCGCGAGGGCATCGAATTTCGCTTCGGCGCAGAGCCGCAACGCGTCGAACGGACGAACGACGGCGTGCGCATTTCGCTGCGTGGCGAATCCATCGACGCGTCGCATCTTCTCTTCGCGACGGGACGCACGCCGAATACCGACGATCTCGGACTCGACAAGGCCGGCATCGACGTGAACAGGCACGGCATAATCGACGTGGACGGCCAGCTGCGCACGAAAGTGGATGGCGTCTGGGCAATCGGCGACGTGAACGGACGCGGCGCATTCACGCATACGTCGTGGAACGACTATGAGATCGTCGCGGCCAATCTGCTCGATGGCGAATCGCGCAGTGTGGATACGCGCATCATGACGTACGCGGTGTTCGTCGATCCGCCGTTCGCTCGCGTCGGCATGAGCGAGGAGGACGTGCGGCGAGACGGTCGCGAAGCGCTGATCGCGACGATGCCGATGTCGCGCGTCGGCCGGGCGCGGGAACGCGGCGAGACGGACGGTTTCATGAAAGCGCTCGTCGATGCGAAGACGAAGCGCATTCTCGGCGCGGCGATTTTTGGAATCGAGGGCGACGAAGTGATTCATACGTTCGTCGACATCATGAATGCGGACGCGCCGTACACCACGCTGCAACGCGCGATGCATATTCATCCGACGGTGAGCGAGCTTGTGCCGACGTTGTTGGGTGACCTGAAGCCGCTGCGGTGA
- a CDS encoding sodium:proton antiporter, producing the protein MTETIWFLVVGGVLILMALASSTFKRLPISTAMCYLAIGFLLGPGVANLLHIRLDGDTAVLRLITEVGMLVSLFAIGLRLRVPPTDRRWLLPLRLGFLAMVLTIGVLTLLCTYGLGMSWGASLLLSAMLAPTDPVLAHDVQVEAPGDTDLLRFSLTAEGGLNDGIALPFALLGIAVCRFEASPHDALQWSFVLQAVWGTLAALISGWLLGELTVRVVGYLRTRHGEALGSEGFYALGLIALSYGVAELLHSYSFLAVFAAGLAMRRVEHRESGDKGAREAVGTVDVGDLSATAADPDRAYAFMAERVHGFTIELERIAEVAIMLLVGSVLATMWRDIFTWRAVIVIGGLFLVIRPLAVQASLVGSCASRGQRLLMSWFGIRGVGSFYYLLYAIEHAPKQVAAPLTPIIIAAITASVIVHGVTSTPLMNRYQRARDND; encoded by the coding sequence ATGACCGAGACGATCTGGTTTCTCGTCGTCGGCGGCGTGCTCATTCTGATGGCGCTCGCCAGTTCGACGTTCAAACGCCTGCCGATCAGCACCGCGATGTGCTATCTGGCCATCGGCTTCCTGCTCGGGCCGGGTGTCGCGAATCTGCTGCATATCCGGCTCGACGGCGACACGGCGGTGCTGCGCCTCATCACCGAGGTCGGCATGCTGGTGTCGCTCTTCGCCATCGGACTGCGCCTGCGCGTGCCGCCCACCGACCGCCGCTGGCTGCTGCCGTTGCGTCTGGGCTTCCTCGCGATGGTGCTGACGATCGGCGTGCTGACGCTGCTATGCACCTATGGGCTCGGCATGTCGTGGGGCGCGTCGCTGCTGCTGTCCGCGATGCTCGCGCCGACCGATCCCGTTCTCGCGCACGACGTTCAGGTCGAAGCCCCCGGCGACACGGATCTGCTGCGCTTCTCGCTGACCGCCGAAGGCGGCCTGAACGACGGCATCGCGCTACCGTTCGCGCTGCTCGGCATTGCCGTGTGTCGCTTCGAAGCATCGCCGCACGATGCGTTGCAGTGGAGCTTCGTCCTGCAGGCCGTATGGGGCACGCTCGCGGCGCTTATAAGCGGCTGGTTGCTCGGCGAACTGACCGTGCGCGTGGTGGGCTACCTGCGCACGCGCCACGGCGAAGCGTTGGGGTCGGAAGGCTTCTATGCGCTCGGTTTGATCGCGCTGTCGTACGGCGTCGCCGAGCTGCTGCATTCGTATTCGTTCCTCGCCGTGTTCGCGGCAGGACTTGCGATGCGGCGCGTCGAGCATCGCGAAAGCGGCGACAAGGGCGCGCGGGAAGCCGTCGGCACCGTGGATGTCGGGGATCTCAGCGCGACCGCAGCCGATCCCGACCGCGCGTACGCGTTCATGGCCGAGCGCGTGCACGGCTTCACGATCGAACTCGAGCGCATCGCCGAAGTGGCGATCATGCTGCTCGTCGGCTCCGTTCTCGCGACGATGTGGCGCGATATCTTCACGTGGCGCGCGGTCATCGTCATCGGCGGTCTCTTTCTCGTGATACGGCCGCTGGCGGTGCAGGCGTCGCTCGTCGGGTCGTGTGCGTCGCGCGGGCAGCGGCTATTAATGAGCTGGTTCGGCATCCGCGGAGTCGGATCGTTCTACTATCTGCTTTACGCGATCGAGCACGCTCCGAAGCAGGTCGCCGCCCCGCTCACGCCCATCATCATCGCGGCGATAACGGCGTCGGTCATCGTCCACGGCGTGACATCGACGCCGCTGATGAACCGCTATCAGCGGGCGCGTGACAACGACTGA
- a CDS encoding ATP-binding protein: MKHLLFFCGHAGTGKTTLAKRLFAPLMRETGEPFCLLDKDTLYGAYSAAAIGALTGDPHDRDSPLFIKHLRDPEYRSLVDTAAENLALGVSVVVVAPLSREVRERRLFDRAWLGIDDDVTIRVVWVHVGEDVARERIAARADPHDAYKLAHWEDYRQRLFFPDDALAADLLMFDNTASTADDEARLLARLVAHT; the protein is encoded by the coding sequence ATGAAGCATCTGCTTTTCTTTTGCGGTCACGCGGGAACCGGCAAGACGACGCTCGCGAAACGCCTGTTCGCGCCGCTCATGCGCGAAACGGGCGAGCCGTTCTGCCTGCTCGACAAGGACACGCTTTACGGCGCGTACAGCGCGGCGGCCATCGGCGCGCTGACGGGCGATCCGCACGACCGCGACAGCCCGCTTTTCATCAAGCATCTGCGCGACCCGGAGTATCGAAGTCTCGTCGATACGGCCGCGGAAAATCTCGCGCTCGGCGTGAGCGTGGTCGTGGTCGCGCCGCTATCGCGTGAAGTGCGCGAGCGGCGGCTCTTCGATCGCGCATGGCTCGGCATCGACGACGATGTGACGATTCGCGTCGTGTGGGTGCATGTCGGAGAGGACGTGGCGCGCGAGCGCATCGCCGCGCGCGCTGATCCGCATGATGCATACAAACTCGCGCACTGGGAGGACTACCGGCAGCGTCTTTTCTTTCCCGACGATGCGCTCGCCGCCGATCTGCTAATGTTCGACAACACGGCCTCGACCGCGGACGACGAGGCGCGTTTGCTAGCGCGCCTCGTCGCTCACACATGA
- a CDS encoding saccharopine dehydrogenase family protein: MKVALVGAGLIGQSIAHLLRETGDFEVVAFDRDEHALAQLDAQGIATRRVDSADTPALRHALGGFDALVNALPYYLAIGVASAAKSAGVHYFDLTEDVRATHAIRAIADGSHTAFMPQCGLAPGFIGIVAHDVAGRFDNLREVKMRVGALPQFPTNALKYNLTWSIDGLINEYCQPCEAVREGRTQWVQPLEGVEHFSLDGIEYEAFNTSGGLGTLCETLAGRVETLDYKSVRYPGHRDLMKFLLDDLRMSTDRDGLKAMLKRAVPSTAQDVVLIFVTVTGMRSGSDQLVQQVFTRKIVAKDVCGIPMSAIQITTAGAVCAELDLFREGILPQSGFVRQEQVPLDAFLANRFGKLYEGANALETTRRLAVA, from the coding sequence ATGAAAGTGGCACTGGTCGGCGCCGGATTGATCGGTCAAAGCATTGCGCATTTGCTGCGTGAAACGGGCGACTTCGAGGTCGTCGCTTTCGATCGCGATGAACACGCGCTCGCGCAACTCGACGCGCAGGGCATCGCGACGCGCCGCGTCGATTCGGCCGATACGCCGGCCTTGCGTCACGCGCTCGGCGGTTTCGATGCGCTCGTGAACGCCCTGCCGTATTACCTCGCGATCGGCGTGGCATCCGCGGCAAAGTCGGCGGGCGTGCACTACTTCGATCTGACCGAGGACGTGCGCGCGACGCACGCGATTCGCGCCATCGCCGACGGATCGCATACTGCATTCATGCCGCAATGCGGGCTCGCGCCGGGTTTCATCGGCATCGTCGCGCACGATGTCGCCGGACGGTTCGACAACTTGCGCGAAGTGAAGATGCGCGTGGGCGCGCTGCCGCAGTTCCCGACCAACGCGTTGAAGTACAACCTGACGTGGAGCATCGACGGCCTCATCAACGAGTATTGCCAGCCGTGCGAAGCAGTACGCGAAGGCCGCACGCAATGGGTGCAGCCGCTGGAAGGCGTTGAACATTTCTCGCTGGACGGCATCGAGTACGAAGCGTTCAACACGTCGGGCGGACTCGGGACCTTGTGCGAAACGCTTGCGGGAAGAGTCGAGACGCTGGACTACAAGTCGGTGCGCTATCCGGGGCATCGCGACCTGATGAAGTTCCTGCTCGACGACCTGCGCATGTCCACCGACCGCGACGGCCTCAAGGCGATGCTCAAGCGCGCGGTCCCCTCGACGGCGCAGGATGTGGTGCTGATCTTCGTCACGGTGACCGGCATGCGCAGCGGCAGCGATCAACTGGTCCAGCAGGTTTTCACGCGCAAGATCGTGGCGAAGGATGTATGCGGTATTCCAATGAGCGCGATTCAGATCACGACGGCGGGCGCCGTGTGCGCCGAACTGGATCTGTTCCGCGAAGGCATCTTGCCGCAGAGCGGCTTCGTGCGGCAGGAGCAGGTTCCGCTGGATGCGTTCCTCGCGAACCGCTTCGGCAAGCTCTACGAAGGGGCGAACGCGCTGGAGACGACGCGCCGCCTCGCGGTCGCATAG
- a CDS encoding Lrp/AsnC family transcriptional regulator, whose translation MRPPRLDQLDDIDRNLVALLQTNARDSVANLARQLGVARTTVIARMARLEKNNVIAGYGVRLGQDVLDASIQAYVGIKLAPKYGRDVQKRLARMPEVQLLCAVSGEFDYVAWLRADSPDRLNDMLDEIGALEGVERTTTSIILARKIDRTG comes from the coding sequence ATGAGACCACCGCGCCTCGATCAACTCGATGACATCGACCGCAATCTGGTCGCGCTGTTGCAGACCAATGCCCGCGACAGCGTCGCGAATCTCGCGCGGCAACTGGGCGTCGCGCGCACGACGGTCATTGCCCGCATGGCGCGGCTGGAGAAGAACAACGTGATCGCGGGCTACGGCGTGCGGCTCGGGCAAGACGTGCTCGACGCAAGCATTCAGGCGTACGTTGGTATCAAGCTCGCGCCGAAGTACGGCCGCGACGTCCAGAAGCGTCTCGCGCGCATGCCCGAAGTTCAACTGCTGTGCGCGGTGAGCGGCGAGTTCGATTATGTCGCGTGGCTTCGCGCGGATTCGCCGGACCGTCTCAACGACATGCTGGACGAGATCGGCGCGCTCGAAGGCGTCGAGCGGACGACGACATCGATCATTCTGGCACGCAAGATCGACCGCACCGGCTAA
- a CDS encoding Spy/CpxP family protein refolding chaperone produces MKKTLVALATSCAVTAVFAQSSAPVASASAPAVAAQPASASAPAGSKREARVEERIAQLHSSLKITSAQEAQWAPFADAMRENARTMADLYRQRIAQRDTMSALDDMKQYQQITQANADGTKRLVDAFEPLYASLSPEQKKLADTSFRQEGEHHGRREHGSRHPRASGADAASTTKP; encoded by the coding sequence ATGAAAAAAACACTCGTCGCACTGGCGACATCCTGCGCCGTCACGGCGGTCTTCGCACAATCGTCCGCGCCTGTGGCAAGCGCGTCCGCTCCTGCGGTCGCCGCCCAGCCCGCGTCGGCGTCCGCGCCCGCAGGCTCGAAGCGCGAAGCGCGCGTCGAAGAACGCATCGCCCAATTGCATTCGAGTTTAAAGATCACGTCCGCGCAGGAAGCACAGTGGGCGCCCTTCGCCGACGCCATGCGTGAAAACGCCCGCACGATGGCGGATCTGTATCGCCAACGCATTGCGCAACGTGACACTATGTCGGCACTCGACGACATGAAGCAGTATCAGCAGATCACGCAAGCCAATGCAGACGGTACGAAGCGTCTGGTCGACGCATTCGAGCCGCTGTACGCGAGCCTCTCGCCGGAACAGAAGAAGCTCGCCGACACGAGCTTCCGTCAGGAAGGGGAACACCACGGTCGCCGTGAACATGGGTCGCGGCATCCGCGCGCGTCGGGTGCAGACGCTGCATCGACGACGAAGCCCTAA
- a CDS encoding PGDYG domain-containing protein produces the protein MLELAQPDLFADPLARRVVKNEAVTVVFAAAAGELMSLEGPNRYATGDAIVTGASGERWVVSRERFDAKYAPEGGIAHGEPGTYRNRPSVVLAKQMQEPFSIARSAAGDVLTGEPGDWVMQYAAGDYGVVKAARFAKVYRDA, from the coding sequence ATGCTCGAACTCGCCCAACCCGACCTCTTCGCCGATCCTCTCGCGCGCCGCGTCGTAAAGAATGAGGCCGTTACCGTAGTATTCGCGGCTGCCGCCGGTGAACTGATGAGTCTCGAAGGACCGAACCGCTATGCGACGGGCGACGCCATCGTGACGGGCGCATCGGGCGAACGCTGGGTCGTGTCGCGCGAACGTTTCGACGCGAAGTACGCGCCTGAAGGGGGCATCGCGCATGGCGAGCCGGGCACGTATCGGAACCGGCCGAGCGTCGTGCTCGCGAAGCAGATGCAGGAGCCGTTCAGCATCGCGCGCTCCGCTGCGGGCGACGTGCTGACAGGCGAGCCCGGCGACTGGGTCATGCAGTATGCAGCGGGCGATTACGGCGTGGTCAAGGCGGCGCGATTCGCGAAGGTGTATCGCGACGCTTGA
- a CDS encoding DUF3022 domain-containing protein, whose amino-acid sequence MDDYQYDCASADIDMLAHVISDLFPEQTQFAERIDDDGRTSLMIHYIAMRFGSTARRITIDVRFDPGALARYRALPPRLQARSYAVLRAYVEATLGSLEERYANGEAVPRELEIEMGDDFA is encoded by the coding sequence ATGGACGATTACCAATACGACTGCGCGAGCGCGGATATCGACATGCTCGCGCACGTGATCAGCGATCTCTTCCCCGAGCAAACGCAATTCGCCGAGCGCATCGACGACGACGGCCGCACTTCGCTGATGATTCACTACATCGCGATGCGCTTCGGCTCGACGGCGCGGCGCATCACCATCGACGTGCGCTTCGATCCTGGCGCGCTCGCGCGATACCGCGCGCTGCCGCCGCGCTTGCAGGCGCGCAGCTACGCGGTGCTGCGGGCCTATGTCGAGGCGACGCTCGGCTCGCTGGAAGAACGTTATGCGAACGGGGAAGCGGTGCCGCGCGAGCTTGAGATCGAAATGGGCGATGACTTTGCGTGA
- a CDS encoding YhfC family intramembrane metalloprotease, with protein MVSIPTLAGLVFVTLVVAAMPVVLYRKLRTRFRLVPREPILGIAVFALFAMVIERALHGFVLGNAVTSDWLSNPVVFVVYGALAAGVCEEAGRFAGMKWLIRREPGALERHGPALGYGIGHGGAEAWIVGALVQAQWILYAILANRGTLDAHFESAPLDALARIHMILMSLSPVSAGIFLVERVSAFVFQLGFSALMWQLLRERSRAALGVLIAAHALVGLPAALFQARLIPLVAADAVYLVLGVIVALALVRYYRRAAEADNSTSPAAHQL; from the coding sequence ATGGTCAGCATCCCGACGCTGGCGGGCCTCGTATTCGTGACGCTCGTCGTCGCGGCCATGCCCGTCGTGTTGTACCGAAAGCTGCGCACGCGTTTTCGGCTGGTGCCACGCGAGCCGATTCTCGGCATCGCGGTCTTCGCGCTCTTTGCGATGGTGATCGAGCGCGCGCTGCACGGCTTCGTGCTCGGCAATGCGGTGACGTCGGACTGGCTGTCGAATCCGGTGGTGTTCGTCGTGTACGGCGCGCTCGCGGCAGGCGTATGCGAGGAAGCGGGGCGCTTCGCCGGCATGAAGTGGCTGATCCGGCGCGAGCCCGGCGCGCTCGAACGACACGGCCCGGCGCTCGGCTACGGCATCGGTCACGGCGGGGCGGAGGCGTGGATCGTCGGCGCGCTGGTGCAAGCGCAGTGGATTCTGTATGCGATTCTTGCGAATAGGGGCACGCTCGACGCGCATTTCGAAAGCGCGCCGCTCGACGCCCTCGCGCGCATCCACATGATCCTCATGAGCTTGTCGCCGGTGTCGGCGGGCATCTTTCTGGTCGAGCGCGTGAGTGCGTTCGTCTTCCAGCTCGGCTTCTCGGCGCTCATGTGGCAACTGCTGCGCGAGCGCTCGCGTGCTGCGCTTGGCGTGCTGATCGCCGCTCATGCGCTCGTCGGGCTGCCCGCTGCGCTGTTTCAGGCGCGCCTGATTCCGCTCGTCGCGGCGGATGCGGTGTATCTCGTGCTGGGCGTGATCGTCGCGCTCGCGCTCGTGCGCTACTATCGCCGCGCCGCCGAAGCCGACAACTCAACGTCTCCCGCCGCGCACCAACTCTGA
- a CDS encoding LacI family DNA-binding transcriptional regulator, whose amino-acid sequence MSDDPNKQTSRPLTFAARRATITDVAREAGTGKTSISRYLNGETGVLSLELRERIEAAIAKLDYRPNQMARGLKRGRNRLIGMLLADLTNPYSVEVLQGVEAACHALGYMPLICHAANEVDMERRYLQLLTTYRVEGVIVNALGVKEELLQGFTQGGIPVVLVDRTVEGIVTDMVGLDNPAAVALATRHLVNEGFDEMLFIVQPVTHVSSRRLREAAFRETVAALGASGSTLVLDLSDAASALAEMDRRVDAARSSGKRVALFAANGPVALRVAVHLKERHGPDWQASVALLAIDDSEWAELAGMTAVRQPTYDIGRRAVEFLHERLGGALTPARECLLPGELVVRSSTQRSAGITQQPATHGL is encoded by the coding sequence ATGTCCGACGATCCCAACAAGCAGACTTCTCGCCCGCTGACCTTTGCCGCACGACGCGCGACGATAACCGATGTCGCGCGCGAGGCCGGCACCGGCAAGACCAGCATTTCGCGCTATCTGAACGGCGAGACCGGCGTGCTCTCGCTCGAATTGCGCGAGCGCATCGAAGCGGCCATCGCGAAGCTCGACTATCGGCCGAATCAGATGGCGCGCGGCTTGAAACGCGGGCGCAACCGGCTGATCGGCATGTTGCTCGCCGACCTCACGAATCCCTATTCGGTCGAAGTGCTGCAAGGCGTCGAAGCCGCTTGTCATGCGCTCGGCTACATGCCGCTCATTTGCCACGCCGCGAACGAGGTCGACATGGAGCGGCGTTATCTGCAACTGCTCACCACCTACCGCGTGGAAGGCGTGATCGTCAACGCGCTCGGCGTGAAGGAAGAACTGCTGCAGGGCTTCACGCAAGGCGGCATTCCGGTCGTGCTCGTGGACCGCACGGTCGAAGGCATCGTCACGGATATGGTCGGGCTCGACAATCCTGCGGCCGTCGCGCTTGCGACGCGTCACCTCGTCAATGAAGGTTTCGATGAGATGCTTTTCATCGTGCAGCCGGTGACGCACGTGAGTTCCCGACGCTTGCGCGAAGCCGCGTTTCGCGAGACGGTCGCGGCGCTCGGCGCAAGCGGTTCCACGCTGGTGCTCGATCTTTCGGATGCCGCGTCCGCGCTCGCCGAAATGGACCGGCGTGTCGATGCTGCGCGCTCGTCCGGCAAGCGCGTCGCGCTTTTCGCGGCGAACGGGCCGGTTGCGCTGCGCGTCGCAGTGCACCTGAAGGAGCGGCACGGCCCGGACTGGCAGGCGAGCGTCGCGCTGCTCGCCATCGACGATTCGGAATGGGCGGAACTCGCAGGCATGACGGCGGTTCGTCAGCCGACCTACGACATCGGCCGGCGCGCGGTCGAGTTTCTGCACGAGCGGCTCGGTGGTGCGTTGACGCCGGCGCGCGAGTGCCTTCTGCCGGGCGAACTCGTCGTGCGATCCTCGACGCAACGCTCGGCCGGCATCACGCAACAGCCGGCGACTCACGGACTCTGA